The proteins below come from a single Serratia fonticola genomic window:
- a CDS encoding LLM class flavin-dependent oxidoreductase — translation MSYRISLLDKSPVAATETASDALQRTLYLAKQAEAWGYHRFWIAEHHNSPHLASPSPELVIAWILGQTRHIRVGSGGVMLQHYSPYKVAENFNLLASLAPGRIDLGVGKAPGGLPLATRALQQGLHQQEKGSFAEQLAQLDNWLSLPAADEGDDALQATPIPPHVADRFLLGASNESALLAAQLDWNFVFAAHLNGDKSLMREVITTWRDHSQRDTLVAVQVIVAASEAEATELAAQVEIWGVELENGQRVTVASEAQAQAFARQAGSPARLIEQRTRSLIKGTPATVHAELSALQQAFGIDEFIIDTPIAEGSARIASLHLLAEGIASYATENESA, via the coding sequence ATGTCTTATCGAATCAGCCTGCTTGATAAAAGCCCGGTTGCAGCAACGGAAACCGCGTCTGATGCCTTACAGCGCACGCTGTACTTGGCAAAACAGGCCGAAGCCTGGGGCTATCATCGCTTCTGGATTGCTGAGCACCACAATAGCCCTCACCTCGCCAGCCCTTCACCAGAACTGGTGATTGCCTGGATCCTTGGCCAGACTCGCCATATCCGTGTGGGTTCCGGTGGCGTGATGCTGCAGCATTACAGCCCGTATAAGGTGGCTGAAAACTTCAACCTGCTGGCCTCATTGGCACCTGGCCGTATCGATCTTGGCGTAGGCAAGGCCCCTGGCGGGTTGCCATTGGCAACACGGGCACTGCAACAAGGTCTTCATCAGCAAGAGAAAGGTTCGTTTGCCGAGCAGCTTGCGCAGCTTGATAACTGGCTCTCCTTGCCCGCCGCAGACGAAGGAGATGATGCGCTACAAGCCACCCCTATCCCGCCGCATGTTGCAGACCGTTTCCTGCTAGGAGCCAGCAACGAGAGCGCTTTGCTGGCAGCACAGCTGGACTGGAACTTCGTTTTCGCGGCTCATCTTAATGGCGATAAATCCCTGATGAGAGAAGTCATTACTACCTGGCGAGACCATAGCCAACGCGACACGCTGGTGGCCGTGCAGGTGATTGTCGCCGCGAGCGAAGCCGAGGCAACTGAGCTGGCGGCTCAGGTGGAGATATGGGGGGTTGAGCTTGAGAATGGTCAACGCGTGACCGTGGCAAGTGAGGCTCAGGCCCAGGCCTTTGCCCGCCAGGCGGGTAGCCCTGCCCGTCTGATTGAACAACGTACCCGTTCGCTGATCAAAGGCACCCCCGCAACCGTCCATGCGGAGCTTTCCGCCTTGCAGCAAGCGTTTGGAATCGACGAATTCATCATTGATACCCCGATCGCCGAGGGATCGGCGCGGATCGCTTCATTGCACCTGCTCGCGGAAGGTATTGCGAGCTACGCCACCGAAAATGAATCCGCCTAA
- a CDS encoding amidohydrolase: MTFAQQLIDWRRELHRNPELSGQEIATTARLRHWLESAGLRLLPYDLTTGVVAEVGQGEKVIALRADIDALPIEEATGAPFSSRHKGVMHACGHDVHSSVILGAALLLKTREPQLAGRVRLLFQPAEENFTGARMLIQAGVLHGVSAIFGMHNEPGLPVGTFASRGGPFYANVDRFVIGVKGKGAHAARPHEGVDAIVLASQLVTAFQNITSRNINTLESAIVSVTRIQGGNTWNVLPEKVELEGTIRTHSADVQRQVEGHIRQIAAGLAAAFGAEIEVTWFAGPTMLINDEKWAAFATEVAQAEGYQTQTAALHMGGEDFAAYLQQIPGAFVSIGSASEYGLHHPAFSPDEAMIEDAARYFSALAEKALQAI; the protein is encoded by the coding sequence ATGACATTTGCACAGCAACTCATTGACTGGCGGCGCGAGCTGCATCGCAACCCGGAACTTTCCGGGCAGGAAATAGCCACCACCGCACGGCTGCGCCACTGGCTCGAATCCGCTGGGCTGCGTTTACTGCCGTATGATCTGACCACGGGCGTTGTCGCCGAGGTCGGCCAAGGTGAAAAAGTCATAGCCTTACGTGCTGATATTGATGCATTGCCGATTGAAGAAGCCACCGGCGCCCCCTTTAGTTCACGACATAAAGGCGTCATGCATGCTTGCGGACATGATGTTCACAGCAGTGTGATCCTGGGAGCGGCATTGCTGCTGAAAACACGTGAACCGCAACTGGCTGGTCGGGTGCGGTTGCTGTTTCAACCTGCGGAAGAAAACTTCACCGGGGCCAGGATGTTGATACAGGCTGGCGTTCTGCATGGCGTGAGCGCCATTTTTGGCATGCATAATGAGCCCGGTCTGCCGGTGGGAACCTTTGCCTCCAGAGGAGGCCCCTTTTATGCCAACGTCGATCGCTTCGTGATTGGCGTAAAAGGCAAGGGAGCCCATGCGGCACGCCCGCATGAGGGCGTGGATGCGATCGTGCTGGCCAGCCAACTGGTGACGGCGTTCCAGAACATCACCAGCCGCAACATTAATACGCTGGAATCCGCCATTGTCAGCGTTACCCGTATTCAAGGTGGTAATACCTGGAACGTGTTACCCGAAAAGGTTGAGCTCGAAGGCACAATACGCACGCACTCTGCCGATGTACAGCGCCAGGTTGAAGGGCATATACGCCAGATCGCAGCCGGGTTGGCTGCCGCCTTCGGTGCAGAGATTGAGGTGACGTGGTTTGCCGGGCCGACCATGCTGATCAACGACGAAAAATGGGCAGCCTTTGCGACCGAAGTTGCCCAGGCAGAAGGCTATCAAACCCAGACCGCCGCCTTGCATATGGGGGGCGAGGATTTTGCCGCCTATCTGCAGCAGATCCCCGGTGCGTTTGTCAGCATCGGCAGCGCCAGTGAATACGGCCTGCATCATCCGGCATTTAGCCCTGATGAAGCCATGATTGAAGACGCCGCACGCTATTTTTCGGCGTTGGCCGAAAAAGCACTGCAAGCTATCTGA
- a CDS encoding GNAT family N-acetyltransferase, with product MSDVFRDVSPEAKELQPIINGLFGEYAARYGDYFSRDAEVELVQWYLPPQGLFLVLERDGEIIATGAYKPFDPHTAELKRIWTHPALRQQGLAGRVVRELERRALLAGYSRVYLTTGFRQPEAVQLYLGQGYEPQFDIYRDHEEYSVPPYDGRLRFIKTLTFASQSNIA from the coding sequence ATGAGTGACGTATTTCGTGATGTTTCGCCTGAAGCCAAAGAGTTGCAACCGATTATCAACGGGTTATTCGGCGAATATGCCGCCCGCTATGGCGACTATTTCTCCCGCGACGCCGAAGTCGAGCTGGTGCAATGGTATCTGCCGCCGCAGGGGCTATTTCTGGTGCTGGAGCGTGATGGCGAAATCATTGCGACCGGTGCTTACAAACCTTTTGACCCGCATACCGCAGAACTGAAACGTATCTGGACACATCCGGCACTGCGCCAACAGGGCCTGGCAGGCCGTGTGGTACGGGAATTGGAGCGTCGCGCATTGCTGGCGGGTTATAGCCGCGTCTATCTCACCACCGGATTTCGCCAGCCGGAAGCCGTGCAGCTTTATCTGGGGCAAGGATACGAACCACAGTTCGACATTTACCGCGACCATGAAGAGTACAGTGTACCGCCCTATGACGGCCGCCTGCGTTTTATCAAAACGCTGACCTTCGCCAGTCAAAGCAATATTGCCTGA
- a CDS encoding amino acid ABC transporter permease: protein MNSSSSIKVVPARYPLRTAGAIVALFVLAIVVQSIAFNPRWEWAVFARWFFDPVILSGVAQTLLLTLLGTVLSLIIGGALALSRLSSSWLLNSLAWGYIWLFRSLPLIVVLIILYNFSYLYERLSIGIPFTDIAFGSFATINVLGQFSTAVVGLTLVQSAYTAEIIRGGFLGVDHGQYEAAAALGLPAWRRTLRIILPQALRTILPAGFNEIISLAKGTAMVYVLAMPELFYTIQMIYNRTQEVIPLLMVGAVWYLAITSVLSLLQHIVERWLARSERRSAVNQEAGKQSQSHQPAPSAPEVIHVPIS from the coding sequence ATGAATTCATCTTCGAGCATTAAAGTGGTTCCGGCGCGTTATCCGCTACGCACCGCTGGGGCCATCGTGGCGCTGTTTGTATTGGCGATCGTCGTCCAGTCGATCGCCTTCAATCCTCGCTGGGAGTGGGCGGTTTTTGCCCGCTGGTTCTTTGATCCGGTGATCCTCTCGGGGGTAGCGCAGACCTTGCTGCTGACGCTGCTCGGCACCGTACTCAGCCTGATCATCGGTGGTGCGCTCGCGCTGTCCAGACTATCGTCCTCCTGGCTGTTAAACAGCCTGGCATGGGGCTATATCTGGCTGTTCCGTTCGCTGCCGCTGATCGTGGTGCTGATTATTCTGTACAACTTTTCCTACCTGTACGAACGGCTTTCCATTGGCATTCCCTTTACCGATATTGCTTTCGGCAGCTTTGCCACCATCAACGTGCTCGGTCAATTTTCCACCGCGGTGGTGGGATTAACGCTGGTACAAAGTGCCTATACGGCAGAGATCATTCGCGGTGGTTTTCTAGGTGTCGATCACGGTCAATATGAGGCCGCAGCTGCGCTAGGCTTACCCGCCTGGCGGCGTACCCTGCGTATTATTCTACCTCAGGCGCTGCGTACCATTCTGCCTGCTGGTTTCAACGAAATTATCAGCCTCGCCAAAGGCACCGCGATGGTTTACGTCTTAGCCATGCCTGAGCTGTTTTATACCATCCAGATGATTTACAACCGCACTCAGGAAGTGATCCCCCTATTGATGGTGGGTGCCGTCTGGTATCTGGCAATCACCAGCGTGTTATCGCTGCTGCAACACATTGTGGAACGCTGGTTGGCACGTAGCGAACGCCGCTCTGCCGTTAATCAGGAAGCGGGCAAACAGAGCCAATCGCATCAGCCAGCCCCATCTGCACCGGAGGTGATCCATGTCCCTATCTCATAA
- a CDS encoding amino acid ABC transporter ATP-binding protein, translated as MSLSHNTQGHISITGVSKVFGRHRALDNVSLEIPPGSVTVILGPSGSGKSTLLRTINHLERVDEGFIQIDGDYIGYRLSGDKLYELKEKEILRQRINVGYVFQNFNLFPHLTVLENLIEAPIAHGHLNRQDAIKQALELLDVVGLRDKADSWPRHLSGGQQQRIAIARALALRPRVMLFDEPTSALDPELVGEVLDVIKKLARSGTTLVVVTHEIGFAREVADQVVFMVDGKIVEQGHSEVVLKRPQHPRTRQFLSKVL; from the coding sequence ATGTCCCTATCTCATAACACCCAAGGCCACATCTCCATTACCGGCGTCAGCAAGGTTTTTGGCCGTCATAGGGCGCTGGATAACGTTTCTCTGGAAATTCCACCCGGCTCGGTAACGGTGATCCTCGGGCCGTCCGGATCAGGAAAGTCGACGCTGTTACGCACCATTAACCACCTGGAGCGCGTTGATGAAGGCTTTATTCAGATTGATGGCGACTACATTGGCTACCGTCTGTCGGGCGACAAGCTTTACGAACTGAAGGAGAAAGAGATCCTGCGTCAGCGCATCAACGTGGGGTATGTGTTTCAGAACTTCAATCTGTTCCCGCACCTCACCGTGCTGGAAAACCTGATTGAAGCCCCTATCGCCCATGGTCATCTGAATCGCCAGGACGCCATTAAGCAAGCGCTTGAACTGCTGGATGTGGTGGGCCTGCGCGATAAAGCCGATTCCTGGCCACGTCATCTGTCTGGCGGCCAACAGCAACGCATTGCGATTGCACGTGCACTGGCACTGCGCCCGCGCGTCATGCTGTTTGACGAACCCACCTCTGCACTGGACCCAGAACTGGTGGGGGAAGTGCTGGACGTTATCAAGAAGCTTGCCCGCTCCGGTACCACGCTGGTGGTGGTAACACACGAGATTGGTTTTGCCCGGGAGGTGGCCGATCAGGTGGTGTTTATGGTGGATGGCAAGATCGTTGAACAGGGTCACAGCGAGGTGGTGCTCAAACGCCCGCAGCACCCACGCACCCGTCAATTCTTATCTAAAGTCCTTTAA
- a CDS encoding transporter substrate-binding domain-containing protein, protein MKYTFLVLAWFSSVAFAQGNIDLAANEQPLHTAKNPQAVSKIPADYRFVEPGTLTVAISALNSPPLALLASDNKTRIGSDPDIARLLADSLGLKLKLVPTAWEDWPLGITSGRYDVALVNIAVTEQRKTKFDFATYRADSLAFSVKSASEIQSISKPADVAGLRVIVGSGTNQERILLGWNEQNQREGLKPAQPIYLTDDASGNLYIQSGRADVMFGPQSVAAYKAALTGQTRVVGLGPKKAYVATTTKKGNGLVYALQAALDAAIVQGEYQQVLARWGEQGEGVAASEVNPPGISY, encoded by the coding sequence ATGAAATATACATTTCTGGTGCTGGCATGGTTCAGCTCCGTAGCCTTTGCACAAGGGAATATCGATCTGGCTGCCAATGAGCAACCGCTGCACACGGCTAAAAATCCGCAGGCCGTCAGTAAAATCCCGGCAGATTACCGCTTCGTTGAACCAGGGACGCTAACGGTGGCCATCTCCGCGCTTAATTCACCACCGCTTGCGCTATTGGCCAGCGACAATAAAACGCGCATCGGTAGCGATCCTGACATCGCGCGGCTGCTCGCCGACAGTCTGGGGCTGAAGCTGAAACTGGTGCCAACCGCCTGGGAAGACTGGCCACTAGGGATCACTTCTGGCCGCTATGACGTTGCGTTGGTTAACATTGCCGTCACGGAACAGCGCAAGACCAAATTTGATTTTGCCACTTATCGCGCTGACTCACTGGCGTTCTCGGTAAAGTCGGCCAGCGAAATTCAATCCATCAGTAAGCCCGCGGATGTGGCAGGGCTGCGGGTGATTGTCGGTTCAGGTACCAACCAGGAGAGAATTCTGCTGGGCTGGAATGAGCAAAATCAGCGTGAGGGCCTGAAACCCGCACAGCCGATCTATCTGACCGATGACGCATCCGGCAATCTTTATATTCAGTCTGGGCGGGCAGATGTCATGTTCGGCCCGCAGTCGGTAGCCGCCTACAAAGCGGCACTTACGGGCCAAACCCGCGTGGTAGGGCTGGGGCCGAAGAAAGCCTATGTAGCCACCACCACCAAAAAGGGCAACGGACTGGTTTATGCGCTGCAAGCTGCGCTAGACGCGGCGATCGTACAGGGTGAGTATCAACAGGTGCTGGCGCGCTGGGGTGAGCAAGGGGAAGGCGTTGCGGCATCTGAGGTCAATCCGCCGGGGATCTCCTACTAA
- a CDS encoding GlxA family transcriptional regulator, producing MHTFLIIVPEGGMLFEPTGIADILMQANRLRPTDAAHPPYQVSIATTQTHRVIHGGSGLNLLADHRLTNLDPTLPRDTIMITGKGMSAEESDIVVNWLRQAAPYARRIVSICGGAWLLAQAGLLDGRRATTHWRLLEAMQAQFPSVHVEKGPIYLQDGNIWTSAGVSSGFDLTLALVEDDHSFTLARDVAQDLVMFLRRPGGQSQFSRFLLSQASSPGPIRDLQTWILQNLSGDLSVERLAEHVAMSPRNFTRVFTRATGISPAKYVEEVRLDVARQHLEQSSDKLEQIATATGFGNSLNLRRVFERNLQLTPSDYRERFHARTMS from the coding sequence ATGCACACTTTTTTGATTATCGTCCCCGAAGGGGGCATGTTATTCGAGCCTACGGGCATTGCCGATATCCTGATGCAAGCCAACCGCTTGAGGCCGACGGATGCCGCGCATCCACCGTATCAGGTGTCGATTGCCACGACCCAGACGCACCGCGTGATCCATGGGGGGTCGGGGCTAAATCTGCTGGCCGATCACCGCCTAACTAACCTTGATCCCACGCTGCCGCGTGACACCATTATGATCACTGGCAAAGGTATGAGCGCTGAGGAAAGCGATATCGTCGTCAATTGGCTGCGTCAGGCTGCGCCGTATGCACGGCGGATCGTATCGATTTGCGGCGGTGCGTGGCTATTGGCTCAGGCCGGTCTGCTTGATGGGCGCCGTGCCACCACGCACTGGCGGTTACTGGAAGCGATGCAAGCTCAATTCCCCAGTGTCCACGTCGAGAAAGGCCCAATTTATCTTCAGGACGGCAATATCTGGACCTCCGCTGGCGTCAGTTCGGGCTTCGACCTCACGCTGGCTTTAGTGGAAGACGATCACAGCTTCACGTTAGCGCGCGATGTCGCCCAAGACTTGGTGATGTTCCTGCGCCGTCCCGGGGGACAATCACAGTTCAGCCGTTTTCTGCTCAGCCAAGCCAGCTCGCCTGGCCCAATCCGCGATCTGCAAACGTGGATACTGCAAAATCTGTCCGGCGATTTATCCGTTGAAAGGCTGGCGGAGCACGTGGCCATGAGCCCAAGGAATTTTACCCGCGTTTTCACCCGTGCAACAGGGATCAGCCCCGCCAAGTATGTGGAAGAAGTCCGCCTCGACGTAGCACGGCAACACCTGGAACAAAGCTCGGATAAGCTCGAACAAATCGCCACCGCCACGGGTTTTGGCAACAGCCTCAACCTGCGTCGCGTGTTTGAAAGAAATTTACAACTCACACCCTCAGATTATCGAGAGCGTTTTCACGCTCGCACTATGTCCTAA
- the gap gene encoding type I glyceraldehyde-3-phosphate dehydrogenase, producing MVKVGINGFGRIGRNVLRAALGRNDFQVVAINDLTDSKTLAHLLKYDSLQGTLAASVEASEGQLLVDGQTIHVFSERDPGAIAWSSVGVDLVIEATGFFTDKAKAEVHITKGGAKRVILSAPGKDDDITVVMGVNHEKYDPALHKVVSNGSCTTNGLAPAAQVLHQSFGIEHGLMNTTHAYTNSQALHDQPEKDLRGARAAALSIVPYSSGAAKALGKVIPELDGRLTGYSLRVPVPVVSIVDLTVTLKRDVTVEEVNAAFRKAATSGPLQDILGYSDEPLVSSDYQGDPRSSIIDGLSTLVIGGNLVKILAWYDNEWAFSNRLVDLAVLMDQRGL from the coding sequence ATGGTCAAAGTAGGCATTAATGGGTTTGGTCGCATTGGCAGAAACGTACTGCGCGCCGCGCTGGGTCGCAATGACTTTCAGGTGGTGGCAATCAATGACCTGACCGACAGCAAAACCCTGGCTCATCTTCTGAAATACGACTCGCTGCAAGGCACATTGGCCGCCAGTGTTGAAGCCTCTGAAGGGCAGTTGCTGGTAGATGGCCAAACCATCCACGTCTTCTCCGAACGAGATCCAGGCGCAATTGCGTGGAGCAGCGTGGGGGTTGATCTAGTTATTGAAGCCACCGGATTCTTCACCGACAAAGCCAAAGCCGAAGTGCACATCACCAAAGGCGGCGCAAAACGGGTGATTTTATCTGCACCCGGTAAAGACGATGACATCACGGTGGTGATGGGCGTCAACCATGAGAAATACGATCCTGCCTTGCATAAAGTGGTCAGTAACGGCAGCTGTACGACTAACGGTTTAGCACCGGCAGCGCAGGTCTTACACCAAAGCTTCGGCATTGAACATGGTTTGATGAACACCACCCATGCCTATACCAACAGCCAGGCCCTGCACGATCAACCGGAAAAAGATCTGCGCGGAGCCCGTGCCGCTGCGCTTTCTATCGTGCCTTATTCTAGCGGTGCGGCTAAAGCGCTCGGTAAAGTGATCCCGGAATTGGACGGACGCCTGACCGGCTATTCACTGCGCGTGCCAGTGCCCGTGGTGTCTATTGTTGATCTGACCGTCACGCTCAAACGTGATGTAACGGTAGAAGAAGTGAACGCGGCATTTCGCAAAGCGGCAACCTCAGGACCGCTGCAAGATATCTTGGGCTACAGCGATGAACCTTTGGTATCGAGCGACTATCAGGGTGACCCGCGGTCATCAATTATCGACGGGCTGTCTACGCTGGTCATCGGCGGCAATCTGGTGAAGATCCTCGCCTGGTATGACAACGAATGGGCTTTCTCTAACCGTCTGGTTGATCTGGCGGTTTTGATGGACCAACGCGGTTTGTAA
- the pagP gene encoding lipid IV(A) palmitoyltransferase PagP, producing MRMFLAVVWTGLLLLTTPTRAAEPEPSTGRVSGWWNSLTSGVAQTWEDPQYHDLYLPFISWHARFMYDETDHYNEMPWGGGFGISRYNEEGDWSALYAMMFKDSHNEWQPIVGYGWEKGWYLDQNQDFRLGFGVTAGITAREDFGNYIPLPIILPLFSAGYKQATVQFTYIPGTYNNGNVLFAWLRFSF from the coding sequence ATGCGGATGTTTCTTGCAGTGGTCTGGACGGGGCTGTTGTTGCTAACCACGCCAACTCGTGCAGCAGAACCGGAACCCAGCACCGGGCGGGTCTCGGGTTGGTGGAACTCTTTAACCAGCGGTGTCGCGCAAACCTGGGAGGACCCGCAATACCACGATCTTTATCTGCCGTTTATCAGTTGGCACGCCCGTTTTATGTACGACGAGACGGATCATTACAATGAGATGCCGTGGGGCGGTGGCTTTGGGATTTCCCGCTATAACGAAGAAGGCGACTGGAGTGCCCTGTACGCGATGATGTTTAAAGACTCCCACAATGAGTGGCAGCCGATTGTCGGCTATGGCTGGGAAAAGGGCTGGTATCTGGATCAGAACCAAGATTTCCGCCTTGGGTTTGGTGTGACGGCGGGGATCACCGCACGTGAAGATTTCGGCAACTACATTCCATTGCCGATCATTCTGCCGCTGTTCTCCGCTGGCTATAAGCAGGCGACCGTTCAGTTCACCTATATCCCTGGTACCTACAACAACGGCAACGTGCTGTTTGCCTGGTTACGCTTTAGTTTTTAG